The Amycolatopsis nigrescens CSC17Ta-90 genomic interval GCCGAGCTCGTCGTCGGTGTCGGCTTCCGGGTCGGTCGGCCGCCACTTGCAGCCGGGTGGCAGCCGCTGCTGCGGCCGGGCCTTCTGGAACTCCGGCGGCGCGTCCACCCCGAGCGCGGACGCCTGCTCGGGCGTGAGCAGCCGGCACGGGTCGTTCGGGTCGGCCGCGGGCTGCGCTGGCGGCTGGCCGGGGGCCGGCAGGGCGCTGCCCGCCGTGGTGCTGGTGCAGCCGCCAACTACGGCCGCCACGACGAGTACCGAAGCCGCGAGGGTGGCACGCCGGAAGTTCACGTCCTGGATCCTCCCCTAGGTGCGCGGGTGTTGCCGCCGGATTACCGAAATCCGGGCCGATCGCCGCGACCGTCTCGGGCGGGTTACGTCGCGTTACCCGGCGATGAAGCCTTGGCCCGGCATCTTCGCAGTTCAGCCGCGTGAACCTAGCGTAGTGGTTACTTCCGGTGGCTGGACGACGAGGAGCGGCACCATGGACCGTGAGCCGCTCGACCCCTGCACGCCGATCGCACCTGCGCAGACCGGGATCGGCGTGGTGACCCCGTTCGACTTCGCGCTGGACCGCGAGCTGTGGCGCTGGGTGCCCGCGCGGGTGACCCTGCACATCACCCGGCTGCCCTACCTGCCGGACCCGGTGACGGTCGGCCAGGCCGCCGCGCTCGGCAACCCGCACGGCGTCCGCCGGGCCACCCGCGACCTGCTGGTGCCGCAGCCCCGCGCGGTCGCGTACTCCTGCACCTCGGGCAGTTTCGTCGGCGGCGCCCGCGGGGAGCGGGCGCTGGTGGACGCCATGCTGGCGGCGGGCGCACCGGCCGCCTGCACCACCTCGGGCGCGCTGGTGCGGGCCTGCGCGGAACTCGGGGTGCGCAAGCTGGCCGTGGTCACGCCCTATGTGGACGAGGTGACCGACCGGCTGCTGGCTTTCCTCGCCGAGTCCGGAGTGCGCACCACCGCCGCGATCGGGCTCGGCCTGCTCGGCGAGATCTGGAAGATGTCCTACGCCGACGTGCTGGCCGCGGCGTCCGGATTGGACACCTCCGGCGCGGACGCGCTGTTCATCAGCTGCACCAACGTGCCGACCTTCGACCTGGTCGCCCCGCTGACGCGGCGGCTGGGCATCCCGGTGCTCACCGCGAACCAGGTCACCATGCACGCCGCGCTGCGCCTCGCCGGTGTCCCCACCGGGCAAATAGCCGGCTATTTGCCCGGTGAGGCAGCGCTCAGCGCACCGGCGTGAGCAGCTCGCGGCCGCCGAGGAACGGCCGCAGCGCCTCGGGCACCCGCACCGAACCGTCCTCGAGCTGGTGGTTCTCCAGGATCGCGACCAGCCAGCGGGTGGTGGCCAGCGTGCCGTTCAGGGTGGCCGCGGTCTGCGGGCGGCCGTTCTCGTCCCGGTAGCGCACGCTGAGCCGCCGGGCCTGGAAGGTGGTGCAGTCCGAGGTCGAGGTCAGCTCGCGGTAGGTCTCCTGCGACGGCACCCACGCCTCGCAGTCGAACTTGCGGGCCGCGCTGGTGCCGAGGTCGCCGGCCGCGGTGTCGATCACCCGGTACGGCACGTCGATCTTGGCCAGCATCTGCTCTTCCCAGCCGAGCAGCCGCTGGTGCTCGGCCTCGGCGTCCTCCGGGCGGCAGAACACGAACATCTCCACCTTGTCGAACTGGTGCACCCGGATGATGCCGCGGGTGTCCTTGCCGTACGAGCCGGCCTCGCGCCGGTAGCAGGACGACCAGCCCGCGTACCGCTTCGGCCCGGCGGAGAGGTCCAAGATCTCGTCCGCGTGGTAGCCGGCCAGCGGCACCTCGGAAGTGCCGACCAGGTACAGGTCGTCGTCGCGCAGCCGGTACACCTCGGCCGAGTGCGCGCCGAGGAAACCGGTCCCGGCCATCACCTCGGGCCGCACCAGCGACGGGGTGATCATCAGCGTCAGGCCGTTCTCGGTGGCCTGCGCGGCGGCCATGTTCAGCAGCGCGAGCTGCAGCTGGGCGCCGATCCCGGTGAGGAAGTAGAACCGCGAGCCGGAGATCTTCGCGCCGCGCTCCATGTCCAGCGCGCCGAGCCCCTCGCAGAGCTCGAGGTGGTCGCGCGGGGTGAAGGCGAACTCGGGCGGCGTGCCGACGTGCTTGAGCACCTCGAAGTCGTCCTCGCCACCGGCCGGCACCCCCGGCCGCACCAGGTTCGGCACCAGCCGGTGCAGCTCGTCGAACTCCTCGGAGGTGACCACCTGCTCCTGCTCGGCGGCCTTGACCTGCGCGGCCAGCTCCTTGCCCTCGGCCAGCAGCGCGTCCCGCTGCTCGCCCTTGGCCCCGCCGATCCGCTTGCCGAGCTGTTTCTGCTCGGCGCGCAGCTTGTCCGCACGGGCGATCGCGGACCTGCGCCGGGAGTCGAGGGAGAGCAGCTTGTCCACCACTGCCTCGTCTTCACCGCGGGCGCGCTGCGAGGCGCGCACGGCATCCGGGTCTTCGCGCAGAATCCTGGGGTCAATCACGAGGACAGAGGGTAGTCGCAGCGGTTCCCGGCCCTCCAGGCAGTTTCCCCGCGGAGTCAGCTCCCGTCGCGGACGAAGCCGGCGACGACCTCGGCCAGCCGTTCACCGGCGTCCTCCTGGAGGAAGTGCCCGGCACTGGTGATCGTGGTGTGCTGCCGTCCCTTGGCACCCCGGTACTCCCGCAGCAGCGGCTCCATCCCCGCGGTGATCGGGTCGCCGTCGCTGAACGCGCACAGCACCGGAAGGTCCGATGTGGACAGTTGGCGGACGGCGGCCCGGTTGGCCTCGGTGGCAGGGTCGTCCGTGCTGGTCGGCACCAGGCCGGGCATCGCGCGCGGGCCCGCCTTGTACATCTCGTTCGGGAACGGCGCGTCGTAGGCGGACTTGACCTCATCGGACAGCTCGGTCCTGGTGCCCGCCTGTACGAACCGGCCGATGTCCATCACCTGCGCGTTCTCCACCGCGTCGTGGAAGGCCCACCAGAGCTTCGGCATGTCGTGGTCACCGGTCGGCAGCCCGGTGTTCGCGGCGACCACCCTGGCGAACCGGTCCGGGTGCTCCGCGGCGAGGCGCAGCCCGATCAGCCCGCCCCAGTCCTGCCCGACCAGCGTGACGTCGCGCAGGTCGAGCGCGTCGAAGGCAAGCGCGCGGGTCCACTCCACATGCCGGGCGTAGCTGTGGTCCGCGATCTCGGCCGGCTTGTCCGAACGACCGAAGCCGACCAGGTCGGGCGCGATCGCGCGCAGCCCGGCGTCGGCAAGCACCGGCAGCATCTTGCGGTAGAGGTAGGACCAGGTCGGCTCGCCGTGCAGCAGCAGCACCACCGGCCCGTCCGGCGGCCCCGCCTCCACGTACGCGTGCCGCAGCAGCCCGCCGTGCGGGTCTTCGATGTCGGCGTACTTCGGGTCGAAGTCGAAGTCGGGCAGGTCGGCGAACCGGTCGTCCGGTGTCCTCAGTAGGCGCACGCCTACCACCCTAGGGGGTGAGCACGGCCGAGTCAGGAAATGCCGACCGCCACCACCAGCCCGAGCGCCAGGTGCGCGGCGGCGACCACGATGGTCACCGGCGCGAACTGCTCGCTCTCGATGGTCGAGCCGACGTCGATCCTGGTCGCCCACTCCAGCAGCCGCACCGCGAGCACCTGCACGATGATGCCGATCAGCCCGTAGGTCAGCGAGGTGATCAGGCCCTCGGTGAGGTCACTCGCCGAGTTGAAGATGGCGACGACCACGATGAAGGCCATCGACAGCAGCCCGGAGGCGGTCACGATCACCGCGTTCGGCAGGCCGCGGCGGACCAGGTCGGACAGCTTGCCGGGGGTGGTCCAGTCGATCGCGTAGAAGCCGATGAACATCAGCAGCAGGCCGACCACACCGTAGAGCAGGATCGCCCCGATGCCTTTGACGAGATCGGTGCCGAAGGTTTCGGACAACGCGAGGGTCGTGCTCACAGGTTCTCCCAGGAATCGCAGAAGTGTCGCGCGTGGATTGTGCCGTCCTGGGAGCTTCTATCACGACTCGGGGATGCGATGTGGGACAAAAGCGGCACCGTCGTCGGTGACCAGACCCGCGGTCTCCCTGATCCCGAGCCCGGCCGCGTTGTCCCCGACGATCCAGGCACCCAGCGCCGGACGGTAGCCGTCGAACTCGGGCAGCGGGTCGAACGCCTGGTAGACGTACCCTTCCGCGCCGTAGACCCCGCCGGTCTGCGTCTCGTAGCCGGTGGCCACGATCTGCACGTTCGCGCCTTCACGGCCCAGCTTCGGCTTGCGCACGTACTCGGTGAGCAGGCCGGGGTCGTCCACGAACGCGGGCAGCAGGTTCGGGTGGCCGGGGTAGTTCTCCCAGAGCACTGCCAGCAGCGTCTTGTTCGACAGCAGCATCTTCCACAGCGGCTCGACCCAGAGCGTCTGCGGCAGCGACGCGGCGACGGACTTGCCGAACTCCTCGTCCACCACCCACTCCCACGGGTAGAGCTTGACCACGGTGTT includes:
- a CDS encoding haloalkane dehalogenase, with protein sequence MRLLRTPDDRFADLPDFDFDPKYADIEDPHGGLLRHAYVEAGPPDGPVVLLLHGEPTWSYLYRKMLPVLADAGLRAIAPDLVGFGRSDKPAEIADHSYARHVEWTRALAFDALDLRDVTLVGQDWGGLIGLRLAAEHPDRFARVVAANTGLPTGDHDMPKLWWAFHDAVENAQVMDIGRFVQAGTRTELSDEVKSAYDAPFPNEMYKAGPRAMPGLVPTSTDDPATEANRAAVRQLSTSDLPVLCAFSDGDPITAGMEPLLREYRGAKGRQHTTITSAGHFLQEDAGERLAEVVAGFVRDGS
- a CDS encoding DUF350 domain-containing protein, with the translated sequence MSTTLALSETFGTDLVKGIGAILLYGVVGLLLMFIGFYAIDWTTPGKLSDLVRRGLPNAVIVTASGLLSMAFIVVVAIFNSASDLTEGLITSLTYGLIGIIVQVLAVRLLEWATRIDVGSTIESEQFAPVTIVVAAAHLALGLVVAVGIS
- the serS gene encoding serine--tRNA ligase, whose protein sequence is MIDPRILREDPDAVRASQRARGEDEAVVDKLLSLDSRRRSAIARADKLRAEQKQLGKRIGGAKGEQRDALLAEGKELAAQVKAAEQEQVVTSEEFDELHRLVPNLVRPGVPAGGEDDFEVLKHVGTPPEFAFTPRDHLELCEGLGALDMERGAKISGSRFYFLTGIGAQLQLALLNMAAAQATENGLTLMITPSLVRPEVMAGTGFLGAHSAEVYRLRDDDLYLVGTSEVPLAGYHADEILDLSAGPKRYAGWSSCYRREAGSYGKDTRGIIRVHQFDKVEMFVFCRPEDAEAEHQRLLGWEEQMLAKIDVPYRVIDTAAGDLGTSAARKFDCEAWVPSQETYRELTSTSDCTTFQARRLSVRYRDENGRPQTAATLNGTLATTRWLVAILENHQLEDGSVRVPEALRPFLGGRELLTPVR
- a CDS encoding maleate cis-trans isomerase family protein, which encodes MDREPLDPCTPIAPAQTGIGVVTPFDFALDRELWRWVPARVTLHITRLPYLPDPVTVGQAAALGNPHGVRRATRDLLVPQPRAVAYSCTSGSFVGGARGERALVDAMLAAGAPAACTTSGALVRACAELGVRKLAVVTPYVDEVTDRLLAFLAESGVRTTAAIGLGLLGEIWKMSYADVLAAASGLDTSGADALFISCTNVPTFDLVAPLTRRLGIPVLTANQVTMHAALRLAGVPTGQIAGYLPGEAALSAPA